One window of Desulfarculus baarsii DSM 2075 genomic DNA carries:
- a CDS encoding PAS domain S-box protein, whose translation MPQTKVMIVEDQAHDPSLLARRLEALGYQGCCLATSGQMALGLLGQFDVDLALVDAALPGPLDGVETARLLREAHALPVVFMAWPDDRGLLERAKHAGPFGYLLRPFSDGELRVALEMGLHQAQAESRLRESERRFRYVVEGVADGIWALDEFGFTSFGNARLRQILGRGQQELTQKSAFELFEPATAGVLRQNLARCRSGQGEPFELSFTTPQGRLVQALFSPRPMLDRLGAPRGVILAITDVSALKRAQRGLEWQSRVDQALARIADVLLHSEVTFERITKVILDNARELTQSKLGYVGSIDPRTRELVNHTISEVMGDQCQASSRSGRVAFSPRPDGSYPGLWGHCLNTKEAFFTERPADHPAAQGLPPGHLPLTRFLSAPAIIDDHLVGQIALANAGRPYHDDDLKAVTRIADLYALAIQRQEAMTALRDSERKYRLLADNSSDTIWTADLGLRIDYISPAVHDLLGYTPEEVLKLSVTDLISARSLIKIQQLLRDELAREASQPGSSPSHALELEHTRKDGQIIVVEVSARFLRGPDGRPVGLLGSSRDVTQRRKAQDDLAESESRYRDLFDSIEDFVYSHDEDGVLISANKALAAAVGRPRQRIIGHSIAEFTAERLRQNFHDIYLRQLRETGQHEGLFVLTSQDGQARHVEYYTSMGRDRSGGIIYRGSAHDVTERRHLTRQLQRAKEEAEAASRAKSDFLANMSHEIRTPMNAIIGMTNLTLMTSLTREQTEFLGTVKSAAESLMQLLGDILDLSKIEARQLALENVEFDLADLLEATLRDLAVRAHGKGLELIGRMAPGAPGRLRGDPLRLRQILVNLVGNAIKFTDHGQVLVEARLEAMADNKLEMRFSVVDTGVGIEPENIGRVFDRFTQADSSSTRRFGGTGLGAAISKELCELMGGRIWVESTPGRGSAFHFTIAAGHSSQDQPEPSGLDGLSLMVVVANKDARQALVESLHAQGALVLTADGGSTAMELISRTHAAGGRFDAALIDIALPGMGGMALLRSLRRLPHAADLPVALLSAPGRPDGAAPALTPPRCQVVAKPVARAELRKALLALINGEEAPAAAPRPDDPEPPRKSLRVLLAEDNALNQKLAEAILVKRGHLVSLADNGVKAVAAFEATEFDLIIMDVQMPEMDGLAATRAIRAIENERALGRTPIMAMTAHAMESDRQACLEAGMDTYVAKPIQPDEFLAAVEGLAGRQPPPPAQSAPPPADQVLDREELLARVSGDEALVRQLAAIFLEDLDERATAIKRALAAGDAPALAIAAHTLKGEAGNIAAHGVHQAALALERAARQGDMALAAQLATPLLGQMEDLKTAVAKLRDQ comes from the coding sequence ATGCCCCAAACCAAAGTGATGATCGTCGAGGATCAGGCCCACGACCCCAGCCTTCTGGCCCGGCGGCTGGAAGCCTTGGGCTATCAGGGCTGCTGCCTGGCCACCAGCGGCCAGATGGCCCTGGGGTTGCTGGGCCAGTTCGACGTCGATCTGGCCCTGGTCGACGCGGCCCTGCCAGGACCGCTCGACGGCGTGGAGACGGCCAGGCTGCTGCGCGAGGCCCATGCGCTGCCAGTGGTGTTCATGGCCTGGCCCGACGACCGAGGACTCTTGGAACGGGCCAAACACGCCGGGCCGTTCGGCTATCTGCTGCGGCCCTTCAGCGACGGCGAACTGCGCGTGGCCCTGGAGATGGGCCTGCACCAGGCCCAGGCCGAAAGCCGCCTGCGCGAAAGCGAACGCCGTTTTCGTTATGTCGTCGAGGGCGTGGCCGACGGCATCTGGGCCCTGGATGAATTCGGCTTCACCAGCTTCGGCAACGCCCGCCTGCGCCAAATTCTGGGGCGCGGCCAGCAGGAATTGACGCAAAAAAGCGCCTTTGAGCTATTCGAGCCCGCGACCGCCGGCGTCTTGCGGCAAAACCTGGCCCGCTGCCGCTCGGGTCAAGGCGAGCCCTTCGAGCTTTCCTTCACCACGCCCCAGGGCCGCCTGGTCCAGGCCCTGTTTTCGCCCCGGCCCATGCTCGACCGCCTGGGGGCCCCCCGCGGGGTGATCCTGGCCATCACCGACGTTTCGGCCCTGAAGCGGGCCCAGCGCGGCCTGGAGTGGCAATCCAGGGTCGACCAGGCCCTGGCCCGCATCGCCGACGTGCTCCTGCACAGCGAGGTGACCTTCGAGCGGATCACCAAGGTCATCCTCGACAACGCCCGCGAACTGACGCAAAGCAAGCTCGGCTACGTGGGCAGCATCGACCCGCGAACCAGAGAGCTGGTCAACCACACCATCTCCGAGGTCATGGGCGACCAGTGCCAGGCCAGCTCACGAAGCGGGCGCGTGGCCTTCAGCCCCCGGCCCGACGGCTCCTACCCCGGCCTGTGGGGCCACTGCCTCAACACCAAAGAGGCCTTTTTCACCGAGCGCCCCGCGGACCACCCCGCGGCCCAAGGCCTGCCGCCAGGGCACCTGCCCCTCACCCGTTTTTTGAGCGCGCCGGCCATCATCGACGATCACCTGGTGGGCCAGATCGCCCTGGCCAACGCCGGCCGGCCCTACCACGACGACGACCTCAAGGCCGTCACGCGCATCGCCGATCTCTACGCCCTGGCCATCCAGCGCCAGGAGGCCATGACCGCCCTCCGCGACAGCGAACGCAAATATCGCCTGCTGGCCGACAATTCATCCGACACCATCTGGACGGCCGACCTGGGCCTGCGCATCGATTACATCAGCCCCGCCGTGCACGACCTGTTGGGCTACACGCCCGAGGAAGTCCTGAAGCTGTCGGTGACCGATCTGATCAGCGCCCGTTCGCTGATCAAAATCCAACAGTTGCTGCGTGACGAATTGGCCCGCGAGGCCAGCCAGCCCGGTTCGAGCCCCTCGCACGCCCTGGAGTTGGAGCATACGCGAAAAGACGGCCAAATCATCGTCGTGGAGGTCAGCGCCCGCTTCCTGCGCGGCCCGGACGGCCGGCCGGTGGGTTTGCTGGGCTCCAGCCGCGACGTCACCCAGCGGCGCAAGGCCCAGGACGATCTGGCCGAATCGGAAAGCCGCTATCGCGACCTGTTCGACAGCATCGAGGATTTCGTCTATTCCCACGACGAAGACGGCGTGTTGATCTCGGCCAACAAGGCCCTGGCCGCCGCCGTGGGCCGACCACGCCAGCGCATCATCGGCCACAGCATCGCCGAGTTCACCGCCGAGCGCCTGCGGCAAAATTTCCACGATATCTATCTGCGCCAACTGCGTGAAACCGGCCAGCACGAGGGCCTGTTCGTCCTCACCTCCCAGGATGGCCAGGCGCGCCACGTGGAGTATTACACATCCATGGGCCGTGACCGCTCCGGCGGAATCATCTATCGCGGCTCGGCCCACGACGTCACCGAGCGCCGCCATTTGACCCGCCAACTGCAACGGGCCAAGGAGGAAGCCGAGGCCGCCAGCCGGGCCAAAAGCGATTTTCTGGCCAACATGAGCCACGAAATCCGCACGCCCATGAACGCCATCATCGGCATGACCAACCTGACCCTGATGACCAGCCTTACCCGCGAACAGACCGAATTTCTGGGCACGGTCAAAAGCGCCGCCGAATCGCTGATGCAGCTTTTGGGCGATATCCTCGATCTATCCAAGATCGAGGCCCGCCAACTGGCCCTGGAAAACGTGGAGTTCGACCTGGCCGACCTGCTGGAGGCCACCCTGCGCGACCTTGCCGTGCGGGCCCACGGCAAGGGCCTGGAACTGATCGGGCGCATGGCCCCCGGCGCGCCCGGACGGCTGCGCGGCGATCCTCTGCGCCTGCGGCAAATTCTGGTTAACCTGGTGGGCAACGCCATCAAGTTCACCGATCACGGCCAGGTGCTGGTGGAGGCCCGGCTGGAGGCCATGGCCGATAACAAGCTGGAGATGCGCTTTTCGGTCGTCGATACGGGCGTTGGCATCGAGCCGGAAAACATCGGCCGCGTCTTTGACCGCTTCACCCAGGCCGACAGCTCGTCCACGCGGCGTTTTGGCGGCACGGGCCTGGGCGCGGCCATCTCCAAGGAGCTGTGCGAGCTGATGGGCGGGCGCATCTGGGTGGAGAGCACGCCTGGCCGGGGCAGCGCCTTTCACTTCACCATCGCCGCCGGACACTCCTCCCAAGACCAACCAGAGCCCAGCGGCCTGGATGGCCTTTCGCTGATGGTCGTCGTGGCCAACAAGGACGCCCGCCAGGCGCTGGTCGAATCCCTCCACGCCCAAGGCGCGCTGGTGCTTACGGCCGACGGCGGATCGACGGCCATGGAGTTGATCTCGCGCACCCACGCCGCCGGCGGCCGCTTCGACGCGGCGCTCATCGACATCGCCCTGCCCGGCATGGGCGGCATGGCTCTGCTGCGTTCGCTGCGCCGGCTGCCCCACGCCGCCGATCTGCCGGTGGCGCTGCTCAGCGCGCCCGGTCGGCCCGACGGCGCGGCGCCGGCGTTGACGCCGCCGCGTTGCCAGGTCGTGGCCAAGCCCGTGGCCCGGGCCGAGCTGCGCAAGGCCCTGCTGGCCCTGATCAACGGCGAGGAAGCGCCGGCCGCCGCGCCACGGCCCGATGACCCCGAACCGCCGCGCAAATCATTGCGCGTCCTGCTGGCCGAGGACAACGCCCTCAACCAGAAGCTGGCCGAAGCCATCCTGGTCAAACGCGGCCATCTGGTCAGCCTGGCCGACAACGGCGTAAAGGCCGTGGCGGCCTTCGAGGCCACCGAGTTCGACCTGATCATCATGGACGTGCAGATGCCCGAGATGGACGGCCTGGCGGCCACCCGCGCCATCCGGGCCATCGAAAACGAACGCGCCCTGGGTCGCACGCCGATCATGGCCATGACCGCCCACGCCATGGAAAGCGATCGCCAGGCCTGCCTGGAGGCGGGCATGGACACCTACGTGGCCAAGCCCATCCAGCCCGACGAATTTCTGGCCGCCGTGGAGGGCCTGGCCGGGCGGCAACCACCGCCGCCGGCCCAAAGCGCCCCGCCGCCGGCCGACCAGGTGCTCGACCGCGAGGAGCTCCTGGCCCGCGTCTCCGGCGACGAGGCCCTGGTGCGCCAACTGGCGGCGATCTTTCTCGAAGACCTGGACGAACGCGCCACCGCCATCAAGCGGGCCCTGGCCGCTGGCGACGCCCCGGCCCTGGCCATCGCCGCCCACACCCTCAAGGGCGAGGCCGGCAACATCGCCGCCCACGGCGTGCATCAAGCCGCCCTGGCCCTGGAGCGCGCCGCCCGACAAGGCGACATGGCCCTGGCCGCTCAACTGGCCACGCCGCTTCTGGGCCAGATGGAAGACCTTAAAACGGCCGTGGCCAAGCTGCGCGATCAATAG
- a CDS encoding acyl-CoA dehydrogenase family protein produces MNFALTEEQLMVKETAARFADDELKPKAAHYDKTHEHPAEFVEALGELGFMGIAIPEEYGGAGMDYVSYVLALSEISRGDASVGVIMSVCNSLYGFPLNSFGTDEQKKAFLTPVASGKKLGCYGLTEAGAGSDPAAMRTTAVLDGNEWVLNGEKKFITNGNVASYAVVAAITDKAAGAKGISSFVVDLENTKGFSVGFIEEKMGICASGTSELVFEDARIPKENLLGQLGGGLKQMLMTLNSGRIGIGSQALGIGRAVLEEAVAYAKEREQFGKPIAAMQAIQWKLADIATHLDAAELLLLRAAWLEDQHANFEMQAAMGKMYASDAAMAAAIEGVQVLGGYGYCKEYAMERHMRDAKITQIYEGTNEIMRLVIARNLLKQR; encoded by the coding sequence ATGAATTTCGCACTGACCGAAGAACAGCTCATGGTCAAGGAGACCGCGGCCCGTTTCGCCGACGACGAACTCAAGCCCAAGGCCGCCCACTACGACAAAACCCACGAGCATCCCGCCGAGTTCGTCGAGGCCCTGGGCGAGCTTGGCTTCATGGGCATCGCCATCCCCGAGGAGTACGGCGGCGCGGGCATGGACTATGTCAGCTACGTGCTGGCCCTGAGCGAAATCAGCCGCGGCGACGCCTCGGTGGGCGTGATCATGAGCGTGTGCAACTCGCTCTATGGCTTCCCGCTCAACAGCTTTGGCACCGACGAGCAGAAAAAGGCCTTCCTGACCCCCGTGGCCAGCGGCAAAAAGCTGGGCTGCTACGGCCTGACCGAGGCCGGCGCCGGCTCCGACCCGGCGGCCATGCGCACCACCGCCGTGCTCGACGGCAACGAGTGGGTGCTAAACGGCGAAAAGAAATTCATCACCAACGGCAACGTGGCCTCCTACGCCGTGGTGGCGGCCATCACCGACAAGGCGGCCGGGGCCAAGGGCATCAGCTCCTTCGTGGTCGATCTGGAAAACACCAAGGGCTTCTCGGTGGGCTTCATCGAGGAAAAGATGGGCATCTGCGCCTCGGGCACCTCCGAGTTGGTCTTCGAGGACGCGCGCATCCCCAAGGAGAACCTGCTGGGCCAGTTGGGCGGCGGCCTCAAGCAGATGCTGATGACCCTCAACTCCGGGCGCATCGGCATCGGCTCCCAGGCGCTGGGCATCGGTCGGGCCGTGCTCGAGGAGGCCGTGGCCTACGCCAAGGAGCGCGAGCAGTTTGGCAAGCCCATCGCGGCCATGCAGGCCATCCAGTGGAAGCTGGCCGACATCGCCACCCACCTGGACGCGGCCGAACTGCTGCTGCTGCGCGCGGCCTGGCTGGAAGACCAGCACGCCAACTTCGAGATGCAGGCGGCCATGGGCAAGATGTACGCCTCCGACGCGGCCATGGCCGCGGCCATCGAGGGCGTGCAGGTGCTGGGCGGCTATGGCTATTGCAAGGAATACGCCATGGAGCGCCACATGCGCGACGCCAAAATCACCCAGATCTACGAGGGCACCAACGAGATCATGCGCCTGGTCATCGCCCGCAACCTGCTCAAACAACGCTGA
- a CDS encoding enoyl-CoA hydratase/isomerase family protein gives MAYEVIIFETEGPLAVVTVNRPKALNALSPQVMDELTDAFDKISTDENIRAAVITGAGRAFVAGADISAMQTYTPLQARGFAKKGHKLGEKIENCPKPVIAAVNGFCLGGGCELAMCCDFIYASEGAKFGQPEINLGIVPGFGGTQRLPRLVGKGWAKLLCMTGEMIGAQEAAAIGLVTRVFPEGEVLEAAKKTALLMCGKGMVSLRAAKQLVEQGFDLPLQRALDLEAEVFCTCFTSPDQREGMSAFLEKRKADFKGGLDK, from the coding sequence ATGGCTTACGAGGTGATCATTTTCGAGACGGAAGGCCCTCTGGCCGTCGTCACCGTCAACCGGCCCAAGGCCCTCAACGCCCTGAGCCCCCAGGTCATGGACGAACTGACCGACGCCTTCGATAAAATCTCCACCGACGAAAACATTCGGGCGGCGGTCATCACCGGCGCGGGCCGGGCCTTCGTGGCCGGGGCCGACATCAGCGCCATGCAGACCTACACCCCGCTCCAGGCGCGCGGCTTCGCCAAAAAAGGCCACAAGCTGGGCGAAAAGATCGAAAACTGCCCCAAACCGGTGATCGCGGCGGTCAACGGCTTCTGCCTGGGCGGCGGTTGCGAGCTGGCCATGTGCTGCGACTTCATCTACGCCAGCGAGGGCGCCAAGTTCGGCCAGCCCGAGATCAACCTGGGCATCGTGCCCGGCTTTGGCGGCACCCAGCGCCTGCCGCGCCTGGTGGGCAAGGGCTGGGCCAAGTTGCTGTGCATGACCGGCGAGATGATCGGCGCCCAGGAGGCGGCGGCCATCGGCCTGGTCACCCGCGTCTTCCCCGAAGGCGAGGTGCTGGAGGCGGCCAAGAAAACGGCGCTTTTGATGTGCGGCAAGGGCATGGTCAGCCTGCGGGCGGCCAAGCAGTTGGTCGAGCAGGGCTTTGACTTGCCCTTGCAGCGGGCCCTGGACCTGGAGGCCGAGGTGTTCTGCACCTGCTTCACCAGCCCCGACCAGCGCGAGGGCATGAGCGCCTTCCTCGAAAAACGCAAAGCCGACTTCAAGGGCGGCCTGGACAAGTAA
- a CDS encoding acetyl-CoA C-acetyltransferase, which yields MKEVVIAGAARTAVGRFGGMYSDISAVQLGVTAAKEALARAGVGVAMVDELIFGNVLGAGLGQNVARQVQIGAGVPVDKNAFTVNKVCASGLKSVMLAAQAVMCDDAEIVVAGGTENMSQAPYLMPKGRFGYRMGNGSLIDSMINDGLWDIFNGYHMGITAENVAEKYGLTRQAQDQLACASQNRAQAAITAGRFKDEIVPVMAPQRKGEPKALDTDEFPRFDTTIDDLAKLKPAFKKDGTVTAGNASGINDGAAAVVVTSREKANALGLPILAKIKSYGWGGVDPSVMGLGPIEASKSALTKAGLTVEDLDLIEANEAFAAQALAVIGELKFNTDIVNVNGGAIALGHPIGASGARILVSLIYEMLRRDAKLGLATLCIGGGQGAAMILER from the coding sequence ATGAAGGAAGTAGTCATCGCGGGAGCGGCGCGGACGGCCGTGGGCCGGTTTGGCGGCATGTACAGCGACATCTCGGCCGTGCAATTGGGCGTGACGGCGGCCAAGGAGGCCCTGGCCCGGGCCGGCGTGGGCGTGGCCATGGTCGACGAGCTGATTTTTGGCAACGTGCTGGGCGCGGGCCTGGGTCAGAACGTGGCCCGCCAGGTGCAGATCGGCGCTGGCGTGCCGGTGGACAAAAACGCCTTCACCGTCAACAAGGTCTGCGCCTCGGGCCTGAAAAGCGTGATGCTGGCGGCCCAGGCCGTGATGTGCGACGACGCCGAGATCGTCGTGGCCGGCGGAACCGAAAACATGAGCCAGGCCCCCTACCTGATGCCCAAGGGCCGCTTTGGCTATCGCATGGGCAACGGCTCGCTGATCGACAGCATGATCAACGACGGCCTGTGGGACATTTTCAACGGCTATCACATGGGCATCACCGCCGAAAACGTCGCTGAAAAATATGGCTTGACTCGCCAGGCCCAGGATCAACTGGCCTGCGCCAGCCAAAACCGGGCCCAGGCGGCCATCACCGCCGGCCGCTTCAAGGACGAGATCGTCCCGGTCATGGCTCCCCAGCGTAAAGGCGAGCCCAAGGCCCTCGACACCGACGAGTTCCCCCGCTTCGACACCACCATCGACGACCTGGCCAAGCTCAAGCCGGCCTTTAAAAAAGACGGCACGGTCACCGCCGGCAACGCCAGCGGCATCAACGACGGCGCGGCGGCGGTGGTGGTCACCAGCCGCGAAAAAGCCAACGCCCTGGGCCTGCCGATCCTGGCCAAGATCAAGAGCTACGGCTGGGGCGGCGTGGACCCGTCGGTGATGGGCCTGGGGCCCATCGAGGCCAGCAAATCGGCCCTGACCAAGGCCGGCCTGACCGTCGAGGACCTGGATCTGATCGAGGCCAACGAGGCCTTCGCCGCCCAGGCCCTGGCCGTCATCGGCGAGCTTAAGTTCAACACCGACATCGTCAACGTCAACGGCGGGGCCATCGCCCTGGGCCACCCCATCGGCGCTTCCGGCGCGCGCATCCTGGTGAGCCTGATTTACGAAATGCTCCGGCGCGACGCCAAGTTGGGCCTGGCCACCCTGTGCATCGGCGGCGGCCAGGGCGCGGCCATGATCCTCGAACGCTAA
- a CDS encoding thiolase family protein has product MREVVITSACRTPVGAFRGAFASLSALDLGVVVLNEAIARAGLAKDQVDEVIMGCVLPAGLGQNPARQACLRAGLPVEVGCITVNKVCGSGLKAVMLAAQAIACGDAEVIVAGGMESMTNAPYLVPQARGGMRMGNGKLVDSMVHDGLWDHLNDFHMGMSAELCAEKYGVSRQDQDQFAVESYAKSFEADAQGRFKAQIAPVSVAGRKGPTVVEHDEGLKLSSPEALAALRPAFKKDGGTVTAGNASTLNDGAAAVVLMSAEKAAALGARPLVRVGAQAAAGIDPKYVLVAPMLSIPKACAKAGIDPKDIDLHELNEAFASSSLAVQRTLGLDPARINIYGGGISIGHPIGASGARVLTTLIYAMKDQDAATGMASLCLGGGEAVSLLVENI; this is encoded by the coding sequence TTGCGCGAAGTAGTCATCACCAGCGCCTGCCGCACGCCGGTGGGCGCGTTCCGGGGGGCCTTCGCCTCCCTTTCGGCGCTGGACCTGGGCGTGGTGGTCCTCAATGAGGCCATCGCCCGCGCGGGTCTGGCCAAGGACCAGGTCGACGAGGTGATCATGGGCTGCGTGCTGCCGGCCGGTCTGGGCCAGAATCCGGCCCGCCAGGCCTGCCTGCGGGCGGGGCTGCCGGTGGAGGTGGGCTGCATCACCGTCAACAAGGTCTGCGGCTCGGGGCTCAAGGCCGTGATGCTGGCGGCCCAGGCCATCGCCTGCGGCGACGCCGAGGTCATCGTGGCCGGCGGCATGGAGTCGATGACCAACGCGCCATATCTCGTGCCCCAGGCCAGGGGCGGCATGCGCATGGGCAACGGCAAACTCGTCGACTCCATGGTCCACGACGGCCTGTGGGATCACCTCAACGACTTTCACATGGGCATGAGCGCCGAGCTCTGCGCCGAAAAATACGGCGTCAGCCGACAGGATCAAGACCAGTTCGCGGTCGAATCCTACGCCAAGTCCTTCGAGGCCGACGCCCAGGGCCGCTTCAAGGCCCAGATCGCGCCGGTGAGCGTGGCCGGCCGCAAGGGCCCCACCGTCGTCGAGCACGACGAGGGCCTCAAACTCTCCAGCCCCGAGGCCTTGGCCGCCCTGCGCCCGGCCTTCAAGAAAGACGGCGGCACGGTCACCGCCGGCAACGCCAGCACGCTAAACGACGGCGCGGCGGCGGTGGTGCTGATGAGCGCCGAAAAAGCCGCCGCCCTGGGCGCGCGGCCGCTGGTGCGGGTCGGGGCCCAGGCCGCCGCCGGCATCGACCCCAAATACGTCCTGGTCGCGCCGATGCTCTCCATCCCCAAGGCCTGCGCCAAGGCCGGCATCGACCCCAAGGACATCGACCTGCACGAACTCAACGAGGCCTTTGCCAGCTCGTCGCTGGCCGTGCAGCGCACCCTGGGCCTGGACCCGGCCCGCATCAATATCTACGGCGGCGGCATCTCCATCGGCCACCCCATCGGGGCCTCGGGAGCCAGGGTGCTGACGACGTTGATCTACGCCATGAAAGACCAAGACGCCGCCACGGGCATGGCCAGCCTGTGCCTGGGCGGCGGCGAGGCGGTTTCGTTGCTGGTGGAAAACATCTAG
- a CDS encoding helix-turn-helix transcriptional regulator yields the protein MNSRRLARLMGIICDIKANPRRSPDEMCRRFSVSRRQFYKDRDTLARMGFGFHYARGKQGFLLDKELTFNVSGLSLADLFALILAVRELTGLSDFGLAMGALAGLRRLVEQLPAGPRELFQDAVDEVVVADGFGCPPEVLRELEPAINEGRRVVLVVERDGQAQRLSVDPRLLTLKDGRLSLEADGLEGGRIALAEVRKVIATPFFSPRQ from the coding sequence ATGAACAGCCGCCGTTTGGCACGGCTCATGGGCATAATCTGCGACATCAAGGCCAACCCGCGCCGCAGCCCCGACGAAATGTGCCGGCGGTTTTCCGTCTCCAGGCGTCAATTTTACAAAGACCGCGACACCTTGGCCCGCATGGGCTTTGGTTTTCATTACGCCAGGGGCAAGCAGGGTTTCCTGCTGGACAAGGAGTTGACCTTCAACGTCAGCGGCCTGTCGCTGGCCGACCTGTTCGCCCTGATCCTGGCCGTGCGCGAGTTGACCGGGCTTTCGGACTTTGGCCTGGCCATGGGCGCGCTGGCCGGCCTGCGCCGGCTGGTGGAGCAACTGCCGGCCGGCCCCCGCGAGCTGTTCCAGGATGCGGTGGACGAGGTGGTGGTGGCCGACGGCTTCGGCTGCCCGCCCGAGGTGTTGCGCGAGTTGGAGCCGGCCATCAACGAAGGCCGGCGGGTGGTCTTGGTCGTCGAGCGTGACGGCCAAGCCCAGCGCCTGAGCGTCGACCCCAGGCTGCTGACCCTCAAGGACGGCCGGTTGAGTCTGGAGGCCGACGGCCTGGAAGGCGGCCGCATCGCCCTGGCCGAGGTGCGCAAGGTCATCGCCACGCCGTTCTTTTCGCCCCGGCAATAG
- a CDS encoding UPF0280 family protein has product MTAYQERSYRISCRAGGLAAFTARVKETDLWIMAERDLRAQAVEIIMALRLGLEAYIRARPEFVDALTPLADDDLAPPLVRRMLTAGRAAGVGPMAAVAGAMAQATATALQEHSQAVAVENGGDVYLDAGRDLTIGLFAGASPLSGRLGLRVAATAQPLAVSTSSGTVGHSLSLGRADAATIIAADAALADAAATALGNRVRAAADLRPALEWAAGVHGVLGALAIIGGDIAAWGQVELVEL; this is encoded by the coding sequence GTGACCGCCTACCAAGAACGCAGCTATCGCATCTCCTGCCGGGCGGGCGGGCTGGCGGCCTTCACGGCGCGGGTCAAGGAGACCGACCTGTGGATCATGGCCGAACGCGACCTCCGCGCCCAGGCCGTGGAGATCATCATGGCCCTGCGCCTGGGCCTGGAGGCCTATATCCGGGCCCGGCCCGAGTTTGTCGATGCGCTGACGCCGCTGGCCGACGACGACTTGGCCCCGCCCTTGGTCCGGCGCATGCTGACGGCCGGCCGGGCGGCCGGCGTGGGGCCCATGGCCGCCGTGGCCGGGGCCATGGCCCAGGCCACGGCCACGGCGCTGCAAGAGCACAGCCAGGCCGTGGCCGTGGAAAACGGCGGCGATGTCTACCTTGACGCCGGGCGGGATCTGACCATTGGCCTGTTCGCCGGCGCTTCGCCGCTTTCCGGGCGGCTGGGCCTGCGCGTGGCCGCCACGGCCCAACCCCTGGCCGTGAGCACCAGCTCGGGCACGGTGGGGCACTCGCTTTCGTTGGGCCGGGCCGACGCGGCCACGATCATCGCCGCCGACGCCGCCTTGGCCGACGCCGCGGCCACGGCCCTGGGCAACCGCGTCCGCGCGGCCGCCGATCTGCGCCCGGCCCTGGAGTGGGCCGCCGGCGTCCACGGCGTGCTGGGCGCGCTGGCCATCATCGGCGGCGACATCGCCGCTTGGGGCCAAGTGGAGCTGGTGGAACTGTGA
- a CDS encoding metallophosphoesterase family protein, with product MKRIGVISDTHMRGYDPAFAALLARVFAGVDMILHAGDITSLAVLDALDAPQVLAVAGNMDQGPTSANLPSRRIITVEGLRIGLTHGWGPREGLARRVAESFAADDVRCVVFGHSHQPANCVVGGVLLFNPGSAMAGQAGGTVGVLEVDRQITGSIINL from the coding sequence ATGAAACGCATCGGCGTCATCTCCGACACCCACATGCGAGGCTACGACCCGGCCTTCGCCGCGCTCTTGGCCCGCGTTTTCGCGGGGGTGGACATGATCCTCCACGCCGGCGACATCACCAGCCTGGCCGTTCTGGACGCCCTCGACGCGCCCCAGGTGCTGGCCGTGGCCGGCAACATGGACCAGGGCCCCACTAGCGCCAACTTGCCCAGCCGGCGCATAATCACGGTGGAGGGCCTGCGCATCGGCCTGACCCACGGCTGGGGCCCGCGAGAGGGCCTGGCCCGGCGCGTGGCCGAGTCTTTCGCCGCCGATGACGTGCGCTGCGTGGTCTTCGGCCATTCGCACCAGCCAGCCAACTGCGTCGTCGGCGGAGTGCTGCTGTTCAACCCCGGCTCGGCCATGGCCGGCCAGGCCGGGGGCACGGTGGGCGTTTTGGAGGTTGACCGCCAGATCACTGGCAGTATCATCAACTTGTAG
- a CDS encoding HIT family protein, with product MEVLWAPWRMSYILGNDKADGCIFCLATDGVGADNLVLGVGRSTLAMMNKYPYNNGHLLIAPKRHVAAIDELTEEESADLMANLALAKKALQTLMNPEGYNVGLNLGRVAGAGIEEHLHFHIVPRWGGDTNFMTVLGDVRSVPEHIEATCEKLRPFFKNIR from the coding sequence ATGGAAGTTTTGTGGGCGCCGTGGCGCATGAGCTACATCCTGGGTAACGACAAGGCCGACGGCTGCATCTTCTGCCTGGCCACCGACGGCGTGGGCGCCGACAACCTGGTTTTGGGCGTGGGCCGCTCGACCCTGGCGATGATGAACAAATACCCATACAACAACGGCCACCTGCTCATCGCGCCCAAGCGTCACGTGGCCGCCATCGACGAACTGACCGAGGAAGAATCAGCCGACCTGATGGCCAACCTGGCCCTGGCCAAAAAGGCCCTGCAAACGCTGATGAACCCCGAGGGCTACAACGTGGGCCTCAATCTGGGCCGGGTGGCCGGCGCCGGCATCGAGGAGCACCTGCATTTTCACATCGTGCCGCGCTGGGGCGGCGACACCAATTTCATGACGGTGCTGGGCGATGTGCGCTCGGTGCCCGAGCACATCGAGGCCACATGCGAGAAGCTGCGGCCGTTCTTCAAAAATATCAGGTAG